The window GGTGGTGCAGTTTTAAAAGGTACGAAAGCTGAAGGTACTGGATGGGTACTCATCACGTTAGCTTGGGGTCTTGCAGTTGCCTTGGCGGTTTTTGCAGTGGGATCATACTCTGGAGCACATATTAACCCTGCAGTAACCTTAGGATTAGCTGCAGCTGGAGATTTCCCATGGGCTGACGTTCCAGTATATATCACAGCTCAAATGATTGGAGCAATCATCGGAGCAATAGTTGTTTACCTTCAATATTTACCTCACTGGAGTAAAACGACAGACCCAGGCCTAAAGTTAGCGGTATTCTCTACTGATCCAGCAATTCGCAGCACACCAGCAAACTTTGTTAGTGAACTTATCGGTACTTTTGTTCTATTACTAGGGCTATCTTTCATCGGTGCAAATAGTTTCTCTGATGGGTTAAATCCATTAGTGGTCGGTTTATTAATTGTAGCAATTGGTATGTCCCTAGGTTCAACAACTGGATACGCGATCAACCCAGCACGTGACTTAGGCCCACGTATTGCTCACGCTTTGCTTCCAATCCCAGGAAAAGGAAGCTCTGATTGGGGATATGCTTGGATTCCAGTATTTGGTCCAATCCTTGGTGGTATTTATGGAGCAGTTTTCTATAAAGCTGTTTTTGTAGGTGAAGTTACAGGTTTATTTTGGGGATTAAGTGTTGTTGTCGCAATTATATTGGTATATGCTGCAGCAGATGAGTTGAAGAAAGTTAAGGTAGATGTTAAAACTGATTCAACGAAGAAAGCAGTTTAAGTGATTTAGATTTAAATACTTAAATACTAGTATTTTAATCAAAAAGAAATAAGAGGAGGAAAAAGTAATTATGAGCGAAAAATTCATTATGGCATTAGACCAAGGGACAACAAGTTCTCGAGCAATTCTTTTTAATCACAGTGGTGAAATTGTTGCAACGGCGCAAAGAGAATTCGAACAAATTTTTCCTAAGCCAGGTTGGGTAGAGCACAATGCGAATGAAATCTGGACTTCAGTACTTGCTTGTATGGCAGAAGTTCTTCGTAAAGCAGATGTTGAACCTACTCAAGTAGAAGCAATCGGTATTACTAACCAACGCGAAACAACTGTAGTTTGGGACAAAAATACAGGCAAGCCAGTATATAACGCACTTGTTTGGCAATCTCGTCAAACAGATGGCATCTGTAAAGAGCTTCGTGAACAAGGATTAAATGATAAATTCAGAGAAAAAACAGGTCTATTAATTGACGCTTATTTCTCTGGAACAAAGGTAAAGTGGATATTAGATAACGTTGAAGGTACAAGAGAGCGTGCTGAAAACGGAGATCTATTATTCGGAACCATCGACACATGGCTTGTTTACAAACTATCTGGTGGGAAAGCTCATGTTACAG of the Bacillaceae bacterium S4-13-56 genome contains:
- a CDS encoding MIP/aquaporin family protein, whose translation is MSPFLAEVVGTMILIIFGGGVVGGAVLKGTKAEGTGWVLITLAWGLAVALAVFAVGSYSGAHINPAVTLGLAAAGDFPWADVPVYITAQMIGAIIGAIVVYLQYLPHWSKTTDPGLKLAVFSTDPAIRSTPANFVSELIGTFVLLLGLSFIGANSFSDGLNPLVVGLLIVAIGMSLGSTTGYAINPARDLGPRIAHALLPIPGKGSSDWGYAWIPVFGPILGGIYGAVFYKAVFVGEVTGLFWGLSVVVAIILVYAAADELKKVKVDVKTDSTKKAV